The DNA sequence GGAAAAGTAGACTGAATCCGACATGATCAGACCTGACCTCTCTCTCCCGATCCCCGAGTCGATCTCCTCCGCGCACTTCATCGGCATCGGCGGGTCCGGCATGAGCGGCCTCGCTCGCATGTTCCTCGACGCGGGTATCCGCGTGTCCGGCAGCGACCGTGCCGACAGCGACAACCTGCGTGCGCTGGCCGCCGCCGGGGCGACGGTGCATGTCGGGCACGACGCCGCACATCTGGGCGACGCCGACACGGTCGTGCACACCGGGGCGATCTGGCCGGAGAACCCGGAGTTCGTCACGGCCAAGGAGCGCGGCCTGCACGTCATCCACCGCTCGCAGGCGCTGCACTGGCTGATCGGCTCCCGCCGTCTGGTGTCGGTCGCGGGTGCGCACGGCAAGACGACGTCGACAGGCATGATCGTGACGGCGCTGCAGGCGCTCGGCGCGGATCCGAACTTCGTGAACGGCGGCGTGATCGAGCAGCTCGGCGTGTCGAGCGCATCCGGCTCCGGCGAGCTGTTCGTGATCGAGGCCGACGAGTCCGACGGGACCTTCCTCCTCTACGACACCGCGGTCGCCCTCATCACGAACGTCGACCCCGACCACCTCGACCACTACGGATCGGACGAGGCGTTCCACGACGCGTTCGTGCGCTTCGCCGACGCGGCCACCGAGGCCGTCGTCATCTCGAGCGACGACGCCGGCGCGCTGCGCGTCGGCGCGGGTCTGTCGCACCCGAACGTCGTGACCTTCGGCCAGGCCGAGGGGTCCGATCTGCGCATCACCGACATCGTCGCTGCAGGCCCCGTGGCCGCGACCCTCACGCACGGCGGCGAGAGCGTGCGTCTGCAGCTGGCCGTGCCTGGTGTGCACAACGCCGTCAACGCGGCGGGAGCCGTCGCCGTCCTGCGCGCTCTGGGCTTCGGCCTCGAGGAGTCGGCACGAGCCGTCGAGGGATTCGCCGGTACCGTCCGACGGCTCGAGAAGCACGGCGTCGAACGGGGAGTCGCGGTCTTCGACGACTACTCGCACCACCCCACCGAGGTACGGGCGGCTCTGGAGGCGATGAGGTCGATCTCGGGCGACGGTCGCATCATCGCGATCCAGCAGCCGCACACCTACTCGCGGACCCAGCACATGTTCCGCGAGTTCGCCGACGTGCTCGAGACGTACGCCGATCACACGGTCATGCTCGACGTGTACGGTGCGCGCGAGGACCCCGTCCCCGGAGTCACCGGCGAGCTCGTGAGCGGTGCGTTCCGCGACCCGTCGCACGTGCATTACGTCGCCGACTGGCAGCAGGCGGCGGACTACACGGCATCCGTCGCCCGTGAGGGCGATTACGTGATCACGCTGGGCTGCGGAAACGTCTACCAGATCATCCCGCAGGTGCTCGAGTCGCTGCGGTCGACCGGAGAGTAGCGCGTGCGCCGCCCGCCCTCGCTTCCGACGCCTGCCGCCGAGTCCGCGGAGGATGCATCGGCGCGTCGTCGGCGCGATCCGGCCTCCGCGCGGGGTGCGGTCGGGCGGGAAGCGACGGTGACGGAGTTCTCTCCGGCGGAGGCCGTCGACGACGACCGCGAGATGTCGGCGCGCGACGTCTGGCGTGCCGCGCGAGCACGTCGGAAGGCGCTCCGCGCGGAGATCCGGCGGTTCACCCAGCGGTCGCGTCGACGGAGCATCGTCTGGCTGAGTGCGATCGGAGCCGCGATCCTCCTCGTGGGCGGGAGCGTCGCGGCCGCGTACAGCCCGTTGTTCGCGGTGGAGAAGATCACCGTGGTCGGCGCGACGACGCTCGACCCGGCCACGCTCGAGGCTGCGCTCGCGGGGCAGATCGGCACCCCGCTGGCGCTCGTCGATTCCAGCGAGGTCAAGGCGTCGCTGCTCGCCTTCCCGCTCATCGAGACCTACGCGCTCGAGGCGAAGCCGCCGCACGACCTCACGGTGCGCATCGTCGAGCGCACCCCCGTGGGAGTCATCCGCTCCGAGGCGGGATACACGCTGGTGGATGCCGCGGGCGTGGCGCTGGCCACGACCTCCGATCAGCCGGCGGGTCAGCCGCTCCTCGACATCGCGGGTGGAACCGACTCCGCGGCGTTCGAGTCCGCGGGCCTCGTGGTGCGCTCGGTGCCGGCGGATCTGCGCGCGACGCTCACCAACGTCACGGCGACGACGCCCGACGACGTCACGCTGACGCTCAGCACCGGCCTGACGATCGTGTGGGGGAACTCCGAGAATTCGCCTCTGAAAAGCGAGGCCCTCGCGAAGACGCTGATCGGCGTTCCCGGCGCGTCCTCTATCGACGTCACCTCGCCGCACGCGGTCGTCGTCGGCTGAGTTCGGTCGGCAAACACACGACACGCCCGTGTCTTCGCGTGCGCGCGCCTGTGCGGCGCTTACCTTCGAACAAGAGAAACCATTGCCGGGAAATACTTTACACCTCTAGTTGAGGTTTAAGGTTCAACCCGGCGGTGGCGACTCTCCATCAGACAGGCTCGATTATTCGGAGGCCGGCCATGAGCCAGAACCAGAACTACCTCGCCGTGATCAAGGTCGTCGGCGTCGGCGGTGGCGGCGTCAACGCCGTCAACCGCATGATCGAACTCGGTCTCCGCGGAGTCGAGTTCATCGCCGTGAACACCGATGCCCAGGCGCTCCTCATGAGCGACGCCGACGTCAAGCTCGACGTGGGCCGCGAGCTCACGCGCGGACTCGGCGCCGGCGCCGACCCCGAGGTCGGCCGCCGCGCCGCAGAAGACCACGCCGAGGAGATCGAGCAGGCGCTCACCGGTGCCGACATGGTCTTCGTCACCGCTGGCGAGGGAGGCGGAACCGGAACCGGCGGCGCCCCCGTGGTCGCCCGCATCGCGAAGTCGATCGGCGCTCTGACCATCGGTGTCGTCACCAAGCCGTTCTCCTTCGAGGGCCGTCGTCGCCAGAGCCAGGCCGAGGCCGGCGTCTCCAAGCTGAAGGAAGAGGTCGACACCCTCATCGTGGTGCCGAACGACCGACTGCTGGAGATCAGCGACCGCGGCATCTCGATGATCGAGGCGTTCGCCACGGCCGACCAGGTGCTCCTCGCCGGTGTGCAGGGCATCACCGACCTCATCACCACCCCCGGTCTCATCAACCTCGACTTCGCCGACGTGAAGTCCGTCATGCAGGGCGCGGGCTCCGCGCTCATGGGCATCGGATCCGCGCGCGGCGCCGATCGGGCGATCAAGGCCGCCGAACTCGCGGTCGAGTCCCCGCTGCTCGAGGCGAGCATCGAGGGAGCGCACGGCGTGCTGCTGTCGATCCAGGGTGGGTCGAACCTCGGCATCTTCGAGATCCACGACGCCGCCGACCTCGTGAAGGAGGCCGCGCACCCCGAGGCGAACATCATCTTCGGCACGGTCATCGACGACACCCTCGGCGACGAGGTGCGCGTCACGGTGATCGCGGCCGGATTCGATGGCGGCGAGCCCTCGCTGCGCCTCGACCCGATGGTGGTCACGCGGCCGGCTGCGGCCAGCACGCTGCCCGAGGTGACGCTCTCGAACGACGAGGAGAGCGCGCCCGCGGCATCCGAGTCGACCGAGAAGAACGAGCCCGCTCCGCAGCGCGTCACCGCGACGAGCATCGAGCCGGCGTTCGCCGACGACGACATCGACATCCCCGAATTCCTGAAGTGACCGACCTGGCCGCACGGCTGTCGGCGATCGATGAGCGGATCGCCGACGCCGCGCGCCTGGCCGGGCGCGACCCGCAGGAGATCACGCGGATCGTCGTCACCAAGTTCCACCCCGCATCGCTCGTGCGGGAGTTGGCGGCTCTCGGCGTCGGCGACGTGGGGGAGAACCGTCAGCAGGAGCTCTCGGCGAAGACCGCGGAGCTCGACGACCTCGACGTGCGATGGCACTTCATCGGTCAGGCGCAGACGAACAAGGCGGCGGCGATCAGACGGAGCGCGGACGCCGTGCACTCCGTCGATCGTGAACGTCTTGCCGACGCCCTGCACAGGGCCGCGGAGGATGACGCCATCCTCGATGTCCTGGTGCAGGTGAACCTCACCGACGACCCAGGGCGCGGAGGCGTCGCCCCCGAGGCGGCGCGGGCCCTGGCCGAGCACGTGCTCACCCTGCCCAGCCTGCGACTGCGCGGGGTGATGGCCGTCGCACCCCTCGACGAGGACCCGGCCCCGGCCTTCGCGCGTCTGCGTGCGATCTCCGACGACGTGCGCACGGTCGAGCCCGAGGCGACATGGATCTCCGCCGGGATGACCGGCGACTTCGTCGAGGCGATCTCCGCGGGTGCGACACACCTTCGGATCGGCTCCGCAATCACAGGACCCCGCCCCGACCGGGGTTAACCTCTAACCAGACCAGCCCGACACGTTC is a window from the Microbacterium sp. LWO14-1.2 genome containing:
- a CDS encoding FtsQ-type POTRA domain-containing protein codes for the protein MTEFSPAEAVDDDREMSARDVWRAARARRKALRAEIRRFTQRSRRRSIVWLSAIGAAILLVGGSVAAAYSPLFAVEKITVVGATTLDPATLEAALAGQIGTPLALVDSSEVKASLLAFPLIETYALEAKPPHDLTVRIVERTPVGVIRSEAGYTLVDAAGVALATTSDQPAGQPLLDIAGGTDSAAFESAGLVVRSVPADLRATLTNVTATTPDDVTLTLSTGLTIVWGNSENSPLKSEALAKTLIGVPGASSIDVTSPHAVVVG
- the ftsZ gene encoding cell division protein FtsZ yields the protein MSQNQNYLAVIKVVGVGGGGVNAVNRMIELGLRGVEFIAVNTDAQALLMSDADVKLDVGRELTRGLGAGADPEVGRRAAEDHAEEIEQALTGADMVFVTAGEGGGTGTGGAPVVARIAKSIGALTIGVVTKPFSFEGRRRQSQAEAGVSKLKEEVDTLIVVPNDRLLEISDRGISMIEAFATADQVLLAGVQGITDLITTPGLINLDFADVKSVMQGAGSALMGIGSARGADRAIKAAELAVESPLLEASIEGAHGVLLSIQGGSNLGIFEIHDAADLVKEAAHPEANIIFGTVIDDTLGDEVRVTVIAAGFDGGEPSLRLDPMVVTRPAAASTLPEVTLSNDEESAPAASESTEKNEPAPQRVTATSIEPAFADDDIDIPEFLK
- a CDS encoding YggS family pyridoxal phosphate-dependent enzyme, whose translation is MTDLAARLSAIDERIADAARLAGRDPQEITRIVVTKFHPASLVRELAALGVGDVGENRQQELSAKTAELDDLDVRWHFIGQAQTNKAAAIRRSADAVHSVDRERLADALHRAAEDDAILDVLVQVNLTDDPGRGGVAPEAARALAEHVLTLPSLRLRGVMAVAPLDEDPAPAFARLRAISDDVRTVEPEATWISAGMTGDFVEAISAGATHLRIGSAITGPRPDRG